A window of Castanea sativa cultivar Marrone di Chiusa Pesio chromosome 8, ASM4071231v1 genomic DNA:
acccatttagtgaaataatctgttccaaCAAGCAACCACCTTCTATTCTCTGTTGCTTTTAGGAaaggccctacaatgtccaagccccattgagcaaaaggtcAAGGACTggacagaggattaaggacaccccctggttgatggatgttgggagcaaatttctgacattggtcacacttctttacATAATCCTgtgcctctctctgcatattgggccaccaatacccttgtgtAAGTGCTCTATGAGATAAATaccttcctcctgtgtgacttccacagATCCCTTCATGTAATCCTTCAAAAAGTAGCTTCGTTACTTTAGGGTGAATACACAGCAAATATGGTCTtgaaaaagagcgtttgtacaACTTCTAATCCTCAGACAGCCAGAACCAAGGTACCTTTCTGCGtaccttatctgcttcagacttctcctcgggcaagatatcatttttaaggagtgacactataggatccatccaactaggtcctaccctaatttgatgaattcgaATGCTGTCACTAGTCGTTCCATCGAGTTTACaaagatcttcaacaaggatgacCCGAGGTAGGCCTTTTGCTGAGGATGTAGCAAGGGTGGCTAAGGAGTCAACATGGGTATTCatactcctagagatgtgaaacaaggtaaaagattcaaattttgattgtaaaaaCTTGACCCAGGTTAGATACCCTTGCATTCTCGGATCTCTAGCCTCTAACTTTCCTTCCACCTAGCCCACCACTAATTGTGAATCTAAGAATATTTGCACTATTTTTCcacccattttctgaaccatatccaTTCCTTCTAGTAAAGCTTCATATTAtgcctcattgttggtggccgagaaccccaatctcaaggatttctcaaaagttaGTCCCTTAGGGGACACCAAAACTAAccccacaccagatcctctttgattcactgctctatcaacatacactttccatatCATAGGTTCTTTGCACGAAATCatgccaactaatttttcatccatgtccaaCCTCTTAGCGCTCTCTTCTAATGAAGGCTCagcgaactctgccaccaaattaGCAAGGACTTGGCcatttatagaggtgcgagacatgtacttgatatcaaaagcccctaaaatGGTACCCCATTTGGTAATTCTTCCCGTGTAGTTAGTACTCCGAAGTATAGAtttaagaggaagttgagttaaaacaacaactatatgagattggaagtaatggggaaacTTATGCGTAGCATGCACTACTGCTAGAATCACCTTTTTCAACGGTAAATaatgcacctcggcctcatgtaAAGATTTGCTCATGAAATAAACTAGCCTCTGCACCCCGTTATCAACCCGTACCAAGACCAGGCTAATGGCATGACTAGCCACAGCAATATACGCGAACAAAACTTCATCAACCTCTGGCTGAGACATAATGGGTAGTCGCAAAAGATACTCCTTAAGCCAttgaaaagctaaagcacacacctcagtccattcaaatcctttccatttattcagcaactggaagaaaggcctgcacgTATTTgcggaccgagaaataaatcgaTTGAGGGCAGCAGTCATCCCTATCAACCTCTGAACTtttttaggattccgaggtggctgtaagccaTTGATTGCCTTAACTTGCGTAAGATAAACTTCAATTCCGTAATGAGTTACCATATAACCCATAAATTTActagatcccacgccaaaagaacacttagaagcattaaggcgcaacttgtacttcctTAGTGTCTGAAAAGTATCATTTAGGTCTTCCACATGCATGGAAACcattttacttttcaccaccatgtcacccacatacacttcaatagtctttcccagctgtggttcaaacattctggtcatcatcctttgataggtagctcctacattctttaaaacaaaaggcatcaccttatagtgataattgCCTATAGGAGTAACAAAGgttgtcttctcctgatcatccaaagccaaaggtatttggtgataaccttgaaaagcatccaaaaaactcatccgaggatgcccaacagtgtCATCCAGTAGCTGATCTATATGAGGTATTGGGAAAGAATCcttaggacaagccttgttcaaatctgtgaagtctacgcatactctccacttcccattcttcttcttcactactactgtatgagccaaccattcaagATAAAACACCTCTTTGATAGTACtagcccttttgagcttaagTACCTCTTCCTTGACGACCTTGGAATGTTCTTTAGATGAGCATCGAGGcggttgcctcctcggcaccACAAccggattgacattcaaatggtgACAAATGAAATTTGGATCAACCCCGGGGGCCTCGTAAGCATTTCATGAAAATACATCCATATTCTTTCTCAAGAACATAACCAGCTCTGCCTTCTCCTGAGGTGGCAACTAAATTCCCACCTGAAACAATTTTTTCGGGTCATCATCAATAAGAaccttctctaactcctcacaagtAGGTTCTTCCACAGCCGCTACCCTGGGCGTGGCCAGAGACATTGATTGCTAAAAGCCCTGTTCAGCCGAGGCGAAGGACTCTCACCCAAGCtgatgcagaattgcagccgccATGCACTGTctagccacagattgactcccaatTAGTTCCTCAATCTGATCTCCAGATGGAAACTTTACCTTGACATGCAGAGTTGAGGAAACGGCACctagagcatgcagccaaggtcttgccataatggccgtgtagggagaataggcatctaccacaatgaaatccacttctACCACTTTTGGACCTGATTACACGGGTAAcctaatttgcccctttggtatgacagcctttCCCTCAAAACTTATCAATGGCGAATCATAAGACGTAAGATCCTCAAGCTTTAGGTTTAGCCCCTTAAACAAGTCAAGGTATATGATATCTACACCATtaccctgatcaaccatcaccctcttcacgtcgTATCCCTCTATCCTCAAcgtaaccaccaaagcatcatcataTGGTTGGATAGTCCTGATCTTGTCCTCTTTTGAGAAACCTAAAATTGGTAGGATATTCattttaatcctcttcggctcaAACCTAGAATCCTCGGCCAGTGTTCGTGCTACAGACATTACCCTGGAAGGACGAGAACCAGTCCTCCCAAGAGCTGTGAAAATAACATTGATCGTACCCAGAGGAGGCCTTGATGAAGTGCTGCCCTAGTTCACcgcccctgaatgatttcccTGCCCATTAGGCCAATACAAGAATTGCTTTAatcttccctccttaaccaactgctctaaatgattccacaaagtctgacaatcctcagtggtatgaccccttTCCCGATGATACTGGCAAAGAAGGTTTTGATTGCACCTCATGGGGTCTCTTGCCATCTTGTTGGGCCATTTGAAATATGGTTCATTCTGGATATTTTCCAACAACTGGTGCACCGGTTCCCGAAATATAGTATTAACCACCTAAGGAGTGGTAGGACCAGTGTGCCCGGCAAAATCTCTTCTGggcctgttgttgttgtatctgtccgacttgaaatccctcctctcctaagggataacctttgcctttTCCTTCCCTTGCTATTGATCTTCCTTAACCCTTATATATTCATCAATGCAatccatgagccgacgtacactcctcacaggctttttggtcaaagatttccttaagtcgtgCTCGgcaggtaggccgaccttgaaagtccttatcGCTACATCATCAAATtccccatcaatctcattgaacatctctcAGTATCTGTCTGAgtatgttttcagggtttcccatTCTCTCGTGGCCATGGACAATAACAAATCcaaggccgaggaactctattGCATGTAATGAAGCGAGGCCCAAATGCCCTGGTAAGTTTCATGAAAGAATCGATAGAACCTACCCTCaagccattaaaccacctcatcgccacaggtcctaagctggaggggaaaactttgcacACTAACGTCTCATTCttagaatgcaccgccatccctcgattgaaatgactcacataCTCTACGGGGTACGTCCGACCAATAAATGGTGAATGctggttgtgtgaagcgccaaGGGAGCTACGCTTCTTCCATCCTAcgtgtgaagggtgacttggagatttcATGTAatgccctactcatagcatcatttcccaagcccctggaaaaagaatttttaccCATTCGTTCATGCAAATTGTCCTCCTTATAGGAGAAACACTCATCTGGGGGAGTACTTGACCTGGGCCTATAACTGTTATCCCTAGAGCCTTCAGAATAAGGATCAGAAAGGGAAAGAGTTCGCATTCGCCTCTAGCGGCGCAACTTCTTCTTCAAGTGgccaatctccttctgcatggccttagcattttccttatGAGGAATTCTACTTCCACCTCGTGAATGACTCCAACTAGTGTGCATTGTATGCACACTACCCTCTCGGTTCCTTTCCTGCTTaagatgcaaggagtgatcctcacgctgggaccTCACAGACTCTACACAGTGTGGACTTAAGCCTACCATAATGCTAACCTTCCTAAAACAAAAGATTTTCCATagacagcgccaattgtaaggacacagtttgcacccaaacccaacaatgagaaggggataggcccaaaaagcccaatacaatgaaatttgtagagagtgtgcTTGAAATCTGGGTTCTAATgatgttggataacaaaaagGATGGGCTCAATTACAACGTCACACACAAGAAACAGTttatatgacaaaatttgtcctcggacacaagccgaggatgatttgtgTCTTCCCtttcaaagatagattacaattatggatcaTGATGTGTACAGTGTTTCCTCTCTTATTTTTCTAGATCTCCCCCCTTCTGAAcgtcttccttttccttttatattatctACCTTTCTCTCCCCATCTTCCACATATGATTActgatttagatacttgtctcatccaccacccctgaagtctttggaggcaGCTGTAATGTTGGTCTCTGATGCTCAGAcatcactttcccattaatggGGCCAGAAAAGCAGTtgtagagcatttaatgcggtggcGGTGGTAGGAGTTTTATGTTAGATATTTTCACtacccttcttcttatcttctatATCTATCATgcttacccttacctataggatCTTCTAGAATATTGTCTATGGACGTTAACCAGCCCTTCTCCTACCTCGACTTTACATAGCCAAAGACATACTCTTCCTTGGACCACCTTCTTGGATACACTTGATCAGatatcacttctttacctattaatattgCTTCGTGGGTTGACATTCTCACATCCTCAGACCATTCAGTATCCTCagattgggcctttagcccaacAAATACTCTTGGGCCAACCCAACACATATTCCTgagcccattgaccctacaattGTATAATAGCTTCATTATTAATGCCATCAGCTATATTTTTATGTGCACAACCAAATAATCATTAAACCACTAATTTGTCATTCAATTACCAACATCTTGCCTAAATAAGTAACATTATGATTAAAATACATCATCCTTTTTTATGATCTGTTCCAaccaatttttgtattatttttaactaaTCAGGATTAAATCATTGCAATGCtccactaatttcttttttagggaAATCATGGGTAAGAGGTTGACAaggacttttttttaaatacgctctttttgtttcattttgatcattaagaaaaaaatatgtgaaattttCTTATAGCCTACGacctaaaataatattattcaagtCAATATGAATTTGCCTAGAAGATGAATCTTGCAATTAATTCAAATgatagcaaaagaataaatggtaaactataagttcattcaaTATGTTCAGCCTAGCATTAAACTGTTAAATTAATCATGATTTTAGTGCATATGCGTATGTACAAGATGTATCacataaatccaaaaaattcaactaaatatgcaattcaacaaATTCAACTAACCAACTAGCTATTTGaaaatatgcaattttttttataattatacaaaatatgcattctaaaaacaatttaaaacatcacaatttaacatttgatttgggtttttgggctaatttgtttgtttgggaaattttttagaaatgctatgtccacaacacttttacaacaaattcaagATAGTAATTTGTTACTGGTTCTAATTTACataccactaaaattacttgTTTGGTCCACCAGTAACAACCTGTTATTtaggatttattataaaaatattgtgaaaatattgtgaatatagcatttctcgcaattttttggtttaatcTTCAATAGATCAAAAATTTGGAGaggtcaaattttatttttaatggactcaaatttttaattaggatgttcaatttttttagggtggtcaagTTTTTTCTGCTAGGGTGGTCAACAACCTATTTTAATTTAAcatccttattttttaagcaattaattatttttttttaaagtcaagtTGGTCTTATGACCACCCTAAATTACACTTGACACCGCCCCGTAGAGATGAGACTTTTTCCAACTCCATACTCCGTCTTAAATAACATGTTTAGATTGGACAACTGATGAGTGTTGCATAGAATGTGTAATAAGTCTATAtggaatatataaataatataggGTGAGTCACAATTGTGACTAATATCTTttaggatttattgtaaaaatattgtggaaatgttgtgaacatagcatttctcaaaattttttggttcaatcttcAACAGATACAAATTTTGGAGaggtcaaattttatttttaatggactcaaatttttatttaggatgTTCAACTTTTTTAGGGGGGTTAAATTTTTTCTGCTAGGGTGGTCAACAACCCTTTTTAATTTaacattcttattttttaagcaatataattattttttaaaagtcaagttggtcttgtgaccactgaTTTACACTTGACGCAGGCCCTAAAGAGATGAGACTTTTTCCAACTCCCTACTCACTCTTTTGGCTTAGTTTTTGCACTCGTTTACCTTTAACAATTTGAAGACCGCAACTTTTATTACaactctttttaattatttttgtcaatacCAAATGTGTCTTCGTTAttggggaaaataaaaaagtcataaagaaaaaactttgaCTCAAATATGAATCATGATGCTTTCATAGCTACAACCTAatgaaaaaagttaaataacATGTTTGGATTGGATTACTGATGAATCTTGCATAGAATGTGTAATAAGTCTATAtggaatatataaataatataggGAGTGTCACAATTGTGACTAATATCTTttaggatttattgtaaaaatattgtggaaatGTTGTAACCATAGCATTTCTCgcaattttttggttcaatcttcaacagatcaaaattttggagaggtcaaattttacttttaatggactcaaattttatttaggatgttcaatttttttaggggGGTTAAGTTTTTTTCTGCTAGGGTGTTCAACAACCCTTTTTAATTTAACATTCTTAACTTTTAagcaatataatttaattttttttaaagtcaagttggtcttgtgaccactgaTTTACACTTGACGCCGCCCCTGAAGAGATGAGAGTTTTTCCAACTCCTTACTCACTCTTTTGGCTTAGTTTTTGCACTCGTTTATCTTTAACAATTTGAAGACCGCAACTTTTATTACAAccctttttaattatttttgtcaatacCAAATGTGTCTTCTTTATTGgggaaaataaaaagtcataagAAAAACTTTGACTTAAATATGAATCATGATGCTTTCATAGCTACAGCCTAATGAAAAAGTTAAATAACATGTTTGGATTGGATGACTGATGAATCTTGCATAGAATGTGTAATAAGTCTTTAtggaatatataaataatataggGAGTGTCACAATTGTGACTAATATCTTttaggatttattgtaaaaatattgtggaaatgttgtgaacatagcatttctcgcaa
This region includes:
- the LOC142606276 gene encoding uncharacterized protein LOC142606276, whose product is MRTLSLSDPYSEGSRDNSYRPRSSTPPDECFSYKEDNLHERMALGRTGSRPSRVMSVARTLAEDSRFEPKRIKMNILPILGFSKEDKIRTIQPYDDALVVTLRIEGYDVKRVMVDQGNGVDIIYLDLFKGLNLKLEDLTSYDSPLISFEGKAVIPKGQIRLPV